One genomic segment of Paenibacillus xylanexedens includes these proteins:
- a CDS encoding FAD-dependent oxidoreductase gives MKQEHVQYDITVIGGGLAGVCAAIAAARMGQQVALVQNRPVLGGNSSSEVRVWVCGATAHGINRYARETGIMGELFIENQYRNPEGNPYLWDLIILEAVRAESNISLYLNTDVHEVEATGDGDERMITSVTGWMMGSERKIRFESQIYLDCTGDGLVGFLAGAQFALGREARSEYGEEWAPEVADQITLGSTLLFYTKDAGAPVRYIPPSFAKDITQTSIPIRRVIRSGDSGCHYWWIEWGGEHDTVHDNELIRDELWSVIYGIWDYIKNSGKFDADHMTLEWIGSLPGKREYRRFTGDYVLTQNDIISQREFPDAVAFGGWSIDLHPPQGMYAEASGSKHMHADGVYHVPFRSLYSANVRNMLMAGRDISASHVAFGTTRVMATCAVIGEAAGTGAALCASMGVSPRELHARHLAVLQQTLLRQDASIIGVRSHDELDLARRAQVTASSTLTGIALEQPGETYPLGTDVALLLPVHPVLSGLELLLDASSDTALTVELWDTGRKENYVPHSLQVTATVNVTTGTAQWVKLPLEWRPEELQNAFIIIRSNKAVSLYHSTEAHSGVLIFFKTEENHVSKNLEDHATDQPVVLWSMQGLARQPFCCRTLSETSAYSSDNTINGYHRPYGGPQQWMSQPMQSGNPEWVQLTWEEPQTLAELHLTFNDDVNEDLVNLHHHHTTFCVMPELVRDYRVEVLSRSGEWIEIVNVTENRKRKVIHTLATPVYSQALRVNMDATNGSKYAELIEIRAYGEPRLTGKT, from the coding sequence ATGAAACAAGAGCATGTACAATACGACATCACCGTCATCGGCGGAGGACTTGCTGGTGTATGCGCCGCGATAGCCGCTGCCCGCATGGGGCAGCAGGTGGCGCTCGTGCAGAACCGCCCCGTGCTTGGCGGCAATTCCAGCAGCGAGGTTCGGGTCTGGGTGTGCGGTGCCACCGCCCACGGGATTAACCGTTATGCCCGGGAAACGGGTATTATGGGGGAATTGTTTATAGAGAACCAGTACCGCAACCCGGAAGGCAATCCTTATCTCTGGGACTTGATCATCCTGGAAGCCGTTCGAGCTGAATCCAACATTAGCCTGTACCTGAACACGGATGTACATGAAGTCGAGGCCACTGGGGATGGAGATGAACGCATGATCACCTCCGTTACCGGATGGATGATGGGTTCTGAGCGCAAAATCCGATTCGAAAGTCAGATCTATCTGGACTGTACGGGCGATGGATTGGTCGGCTTTCTGGCTGGAGCCCAGTTTGCACTCGGTCGGGAAGCCCGCAGCGAATATGGCGAAGAGTGGGCACCAGAGGTGGCTGATCAGATCACGCTGGGCAGTACACTTCTCTTTTATACCAAGGATGCTGGTGCGCCTGTCCGTTATATCCCGCCTTCTTTTGCCAAGGATATTACACAGACCAGCATTCCGATTCGCCGGGTCATTCGCAGCGGGGATTCCGGTTGTCATTATTGGTGGATTGAATGGGGCGGTGAACATGACACCGTTCATGACAATGAGCTGATCCGTGATGAACTGTGGTCCGTGATCTACGGGATCTGGGACTATATCAAGAACTCCGGCAAGTTTGATGCAGATCATATGACGCTGGAGTGGATTGGTTCTCTGCCTGGCAAAAGGGAGTACCGTCGCTTCACGGGTGACTATGTGCTCACCCAGAATGATATTATCAGCCAGCGGGAGTTCCCGGATGCCGTTGCTTTTGGCGGCTGGTCCATTGACCTGCATCCCCCGCAGGGCATGTACGCCGAAGCGAGTGGCTCGAAGCATATGCATGCCGATGGCGTATATCACGTGCCGTTCCGCTCGCTGTATTCCGCAAATGTGCGGAATATGCTCATGGCCGGGCGCGACATCAGTGCATCACATGTCGCCTTCGGCACAACGCGCGTCATGGCAACATGCGCGGTCATCGGCGAAGCCGCGGGTACGGGCGCGGCGCTCTGCGCGTCCATGGGGGTATCGCCGCGCGAACTGCACGCGAGGCATCTGGCGGTCCTGCAGCAGACGTTGCTGCGGCAGGACGCTTCCATCATCGGGGTGCGCAGCCACGATGAGCTGGATCTGGCCCGGCGTGCCCAGGTTACAGCCTCCAGCACGCTGACGGGCATCGCCCTTGAGCAGCCTGGCGAGACGTACCCGCTGGGTACAGATGTCGCCCTGCTGCTGCCTGTGCATCCAGTGCTCAGCGGCCTGGAGCTACTGCTGGATGCATCCAGCGATACCGCGCTGACGGTAGAGCTGTGGGATACGGGGCGTAAGGAGAACTACGTCCCGCATTCGTTACAAGTTACGGCGACTGTTAACGTTACAACAGGAACTGCGCAGTGGGTGAAGCTTCCGCTCGAATGGCGACCGGAAGAACTGCAGAATGCTTTTATAATCATCCGCTCCAATAAAGCAGTCTCACTCTACCATTCGACAGAAGCACACAGCGGGGTGCTAATCTTCTTCAAAACAGAAGAAAACCACGTGTCCAAAAATCTGGAGGATCATGCAACGGATCAGCCTGTCGTATTATGGTCCATGCAGGGGTTAGCGCGTCAGCCATTCTGCTGTCGTACCCTCTCTGAGACTTCGGCCTATTCATCGGACAACACGATCAACGGTTATCATCGCCCATACGGTGGGCCGCAACAGTGGATGTCGCAGCCGATGCAGTCTGGCAATCCTGAATGGGTGCAACTGACATGGGAAGAGCCACAAACCTTGGCTGAGTTGCACTTGACGTTTAATGATGATGTGAACGAGGATCTGGTAAATTTACATCACCATCACACAACATTCTGTGTGATGCCTGAGCTGGTGCGTGATTATCGGGTGGAGGTATTGAGTCGGTCTGGGGAATGGATCGAGATTGTAAATGTAACGGAAAACCGCAAAAGAAAAGTCATTCATACCCTGGCTACACCTGTGTATTCACAGGCACTTAGAGTTAACATGGATGCCACCAATGGAAGCAAGTACGCGGAGTTAATCGAGATTAGGGCCTATGGGGAGCCGAGGTTGACAGGCAAAACTTAA
- a CDS encoding helix-turn-helix domain-containing protein gives MELLNHIYWKQKGEFALTEDIYTTWVAFAVEEGIFHYEIGGQIGEASFGDLVLCPPAVPFRRTVITPLTFHYLQFSSSLEEEEFLPPAGKSLINDTKRLASTYAYLRQDSEENKGEVARWKTHFMMDLWQLYQVERRQNRLKERRFTEDARMAEAAALLEERAEEDISLQELAQRLALSPVQLTRRFREAFQETPSGYLKRVRLKKAQNLLADSSLTLNQIAERCGYENGFYLSRVFSKTLGISPSEYRRRHRV, from the coding sequence ATGGAGCTGCTTAACCACATCTACTGGAAGCAAAAAGGGGAATTTGCTCTTACGGAAGATATCTATACGACTTGGGTGGCTTTTGCCGTCGAAGAGGGAATATTCCATTATGAGATTGGGGGTCAGATCGGAGAAGCGAGTTTTGGCGATCTGGTGCTGTGCCCCCCGGCGGTTCCTTTTCGGCGGACAGTCATTACCCCGCTGACATTTCACTATTTACAGTTTAGCAGTAGCCTGGAGGAGGAGGAGTTTCTGCCACCAGCCGGAAAATCGCTGATTAATGACACGAAGCGGTTAGCCTCGACGTACGCTTATTTACGCCAGGACAGTGAGGAGAATAAGGGGGAAGTTGCCCGTTGGAAGACACATTTTATGATGGATTTGTGGCAGTTGTATCAGGTGGAACGCAGACAGAATCGCTTAAAGGAGCGGAGATTTACCGAAGACGCACGAATGGCTGAAGCGGCAGCGCTGCTGGAGGAGCGGGCGGAAGAGGACATCAGCCTTCAGGAATTGGCACAGCGACTGGCCTTGAGTCCGGTGCAGTTGACAAGGCGTTTCCGGGAAGCTTTTCAGGAGACGCCATCAGGCTATCTCAAACGGGTCCGTCTGAAAAAAGCGCAGAACCTCTTGGCTGACAGCAGCCTGACCCTTAACCAAATTGCCGAGCGATGCGGATATGAGAACGGTTTTTATCTGAGTAGAGTGTTCTCCAAAACGTTGGGCATAAGTCCATCTGAGTATCGCAGGAGACACAGGGTGTAA
- a CDS encoding endo-1,4-beta-xylanase, giving the protein MRKMIFLKALKFVLMITLLVPLYWAAPSVHAAEGENTLILSHDFEDGTVQSWSGRGEVETLHASAVAARTGDYGLEVSGRAMTWHGPALDVTELLEVGQTYVFTGWVKLPAGASSTNLNMSLQRTLPDTTHYENLTFGTASAGGWTKLTAQFKMLEPANQLSVYFEVPDRATASFYVDDFRLEKLPDLGPIVIEEDIPSLQDAFAGKFRIGTAFTNNELLTEPDKQLLTKHFDSLTPGNVLKWDSTEPQEGMYNFSGSDAAVAFAAANGQEIRGHTLVWHTQTPDWVFHDANGNLVSKTVLYERMQQHIETVMERYQGQIYAWDVVNEVIDASEPDGLRRSLWYQIAGEEYIEKAFEFAHAADPDAKLFINDYNTHEPAKSQALYNLITRLQAKGVPIDGVGHQTHISLFYPTLSEIESSIVKFKALGLETHITELDVSVYSNDSQSYDIFPEELKTQQAALYKSLFQIFLRHTDTVKNVTLWGKDDANTWLRTFPVARNNWPLLFDERLQSKPAYWSVLETVQVEAVPAAPQNLTATAVSDNSINLSWSASASATSYTVNRSLTAAGPYTSVAAVSGTSYKDMAVSAGTTYYYVVNAVNSVGKSVNSVQASAKVQGGGPPEPAGNLTLAYRAGDTNLLDNQMKPQFVIHNNGTSAVSLNELTIRYWYTVDGEKQQSFFCDYAQLGGSQISGSIVKLPAPVPGADHYLELKFGTGAGVIPVGGTSGEIHTRLHKADWSNYSEGDDYSFNPLQTSFADWTKVTLYRNGELVWGVEPIS; this is encoded by the coding sequence ATGAGAAAAATGATATTTTTGAAAGCGCTTAAATTTGTTTTGATGATAACTTTGTTAGTTCCTTTGTATTGGGCGGCTCCATCTGTCCATGCGGCAGAAGGGGAGAATACCTTGATTCTGAGTCATGATTTTGAAGATGGCACGGTCCAGAGCTGGAGCGGACGCGGTGAAGTAGAAACGCTTCATGCAAGCGCCGTTGCAGCTCGTACCGGAGATTATGGACTGGAAGTGAGCGGGCGGGCTATGACATGGCATGGGCCAGCGCTGGATGTGACAGAACTTTTGGAGGTGGGACAGACGTATGTGTTTACTGGCTGGGTGAAGCTTCCGGCGGGAGCGTCCAGCACAAACCTCAATATGTCTTTACAGCGTACCCTGCCAGATACAACACATTATGAAAATTTAACATTCGGTACCGCATCCGCAGGCGGATGGACCAAGCTTACTGCACAGTTTAAAATGCTGGAACCAGCGAATCAGTTATCGGTTTATTTTGAAGTGCCAGACCGTGCCACAGCTTCTTTTTATGTGGATGATTTCCGATTGGAGAAGCTGCCAGATCTCGGACCCATTGTGATCGAAGAAGACATTCCTTCCCTACAGGATGCTTTTGCGGGCAAGTTTCGAATTGGGACGGCCTTCACGAACAATGAACTGCTGACCGAACCGGACAAGCAACTGCTTACGAAGCATTTTGATAGTCTGACACCAGGCAATGTTCTGAAATGGGACAGTACCGAGCCGCAAGAGGGTATGTATAATTTCAGCGGGTCGGATGCCGCAGTCGCTTTTGCAGCAGCGAACGGACAAGAGATACGCGGGCATACCCTCGTTTGGCATACACAAACTCCGGATTGGGTATTTCACGATGCCAACGGCAATCTGGTGAGCAAAACGGTGCTGTATGAACGGATGCAGCAGCATATTGAGACGGTAATGGAGCGTTATCAAGGCCAGATCTACGCTTGGGACGTTGTGAATGAAGTCATTGATGCCTCCGAGCCGGATGGCCTGCGGCGCAGTCTGTGGTACCAGATTGCCGGGGAAGAATATATTGAGAAAGCATTTGAATTCGCCCATGCAGCCGACCCGGATGCCAAGTTGTTTATTAATGACTACAATACCCATGAGCCGGCCAAAAGCCAGGCCCTCTACAATCTGATCACTCGCCTTCAAGCCAAGGGTGTGCCTATTGACGGAGTCGGCCATCAAACACACATCAGCCTCTTTTATCCAACCCTTTCGGAAATTGAGAGTTCCATTGTCAAATTTAAGGCGCTGGGCCTCGAAACACATATTACTGAGCTTGATGTAAGTGTATATTCCAATGATTCGCAATCTTATGATATCTTCCCGGAAGAACTGAAGACACAGCAGGCAGCGCTGTACAAGTCCCTGTTCCAGATCTTCCTGAGGCATACGGACACAGTCAAAAATGTTACCTTGTGGGGCAAGGATGATGCCAATACCTGGCTACGAACCTTCCCAGTCGCCCGCAACAACTGGCCGCTGCTTTTCGACGAGCGACTCCAGTCCAAGCCAGCCTATTGGTCCGTATTAGAGACGGTCCAGGTCGAGGCAGTACCAGCCGCTCCGCAGAATCTGACCGCCACTGCGGTTAGCGACAACAGCATCAATCTAAGCTGGAGTGCATCTGCAAGTGCGACCTCCTATACGGTAAACAGGTCGCTGACAGCAGCCGGACCGTATACATCTGTGGCCGCTGTATCGGGAACAAGCTATAAGGATATGGCGGTATCTGCTGGAACCACCTACTACTATGTGGTGAATGCGGTTAACAGCGTTGGGAAGAGTGTGAACTCCGTTCAAGCTTCCGCAAAGGTCCAGGGTGGAGGGCCGCCAGAGCCTGCTGGCAATCTGACTCTAGCCTATCGTGCAGGGGATACAAATCTGCTCGATAACCAAATGAAGCCGCAGTTTGTCATTCACAACAACGGTACCTCCGCAGTTAGCCTGAATGAACTGACAATTCGTTACTGGTATACAGTGGACGGGGAGAAACAACAATCCTTTTTCTGTGATTATGCACAGCTTGGAGGCAGTCAGATCAGCGGCAGCATAGTGAAACTGCCTGCACCTGTTCCTGGAGCGGACCATTATCTGGAACTGAAGTTCGGTACCGGAGCAGGCGTGATCCCGGTCGGAGGAACTTCTGGGGAGATACATACCCGGTTGCACAAAGCAGACTGGTCCAATTACAGCGAAGGGGATGATTATTCCTTTAACCCGCTGCAGACCTCTTTTGCCGATTGGACCAAGGTAACTCTTTACCGGAACGGCGAGCTTGTCTGGGGAGTGGAGCCTATATCCTAA
- a CDS encoding cache domain-containing sensor histidine kinase translates to MTKPDWKTFLPHKLRYRLFGAFVVLILLPFSVLNVYNYGQIESLVEQKISEQSHEQLVQMYGSLEDQMSIAFKTLIFLEQDSSVRNVLTSPDNRSPLENKSLVEEKFKMINNSFFLYNPSVYFTLLDFHDNVYTSYLPKKALAYGPYREQFRKHLGEMTFIKGNNDSNSFPSEELLYRWDARDTNHVLRELSSSPYLLSLYAYMKDSGGKRYGMARISIDYSYWFQSMLKDSQSNQEYFLITGNGETIARSSEKAVLSPDLTREIALHPAEAYLTDNDSDTLINYVYIESLDWYMVNRIPLAVLFTEISGLKQRYFLTFFGFTAAFVLMAFMISATFTRPLSHLQNQMKEVVRKNLKVRIPEGRSRGEVLELTRTFNTMLDDANQMINRLKAEERQKEAVHFHMLLAQMNPHFLLNTLNTMKWSAIRSGNEEISEMCVSLGKLLEVSLNSQVELVYLKDEIELVQAYLHIQRIRYRDSFEVTCEFDEKLEYALVPKLSLQPLVENAIHHGVGPLEQLGQIRIGIYRQDTGKLMLEVADNGIGMEESRRQQMSRTRPGIGLSNLKERLRLLFKGQSELEVIDTKPGTLVRFSIPFLLSTPYLQKRLD, encoded by the coding sequence ATGACAAAGCCCGACTGGAAGACCTTTTTGCCGCATAAGCTCAGGTATCGGCTGTTTGGTGCGTTTGTGGTGTTGATTCTGCTGCCATTCAGCGTACTTAATGTCTACAACTATGGACAGATCGAATCTCTGGTTGAGCAAAAAATCAGCGAACAGAGCCACGAGCAACTGGTGCAGATGTATGGTTCTCTGGAGGACCAGATGAGTATTGCATTCAAAACCCTGATTTTTCTGGAACAGGATTCATCCGTAAGAAACGTCCTGACTTCTCCAGACAATCGTTCTCCGCTTGAGAATAAGTCGTTGGTGGAAGAGAAGTTCAAGATGATCAACAACAGCTTTTTTCTATATAATCCTTCCGTGTACTTCACACTGTTAGATTTTCATGATAACGTTTACACTTCGTATTTGCCCAAAAAAGCTCTGGCCTATGGCCCTTATCGGGAACAATTTCGCAAGCATCTTGGAGAAATGACCTTCATCAAGGGCAACAATGATTCAAACTCGTTTCCATCAGAAGAGTTGCTCTACCGCTGGGATGCCCGGGATACCAACCATGTCCTGCGGGAGCTATCCTCCAGCCCGTATCTCTTGTCCCTCTATGCGTATATGAAGGACAGTGGCGGCAAAAGGTACGGAATGGCACGGATCAGTATCGATTATTCGTACTGGTTTCAGTCTATGCTGAAGGATTCGCAGAGCAATCAGGAGTATTTCCTGATTACTGGCAATGGGGAAACGATTGCCCGCTCGTCCGAAAAAGCGGTACTTTCCCCAGACTTGACCCGGGAAATTGCACTTCATCCGGCAGAGGCCTATCTGACGGATAATGATTCAGATACGCTGATTAACTACGTATACATCGAGTCACTGGACTGGTACATGGTAAATCGTATTCCACTAGCTGTGTTGTTTACGGAGATATCGGGGCTTAAGCAGCGCTATTTTTTAACGTTTTTTGGCTTCACAGCAGCATTTGTGCTCATGGCCTTTATGATCTCGGCGACATTCACTCGGCCTTTATCACATCTGCAGAACCAGATGAAGGAGGTTGTACGCAAAAACCTCAAGGTCCGTATCCCTGAAGGCCGCAGCCGCGGAGAAGTGCTGGAACTGACCCGTACGTTCAATACGATGCTGGATGATGCCAATCAGATGATCAACAGACTCAAGGCGGAGGAACGCCAGAAGGAAGCGGTACATTTTCATATGCTCCTGGCCCAGATGAATCCGCACTTTCTCCTGAATACATTGAATACAATGAAATGGAGTGCGATCCGCAGCGGGAATGAAGAGATCTCCGAGATGTGTGTTTCCTTGGGCAAATTGCTGGAGGTCAGCCTGAATTCACAGGTCGAATTGGTATACCTGAAGGACGAGATTGAGTTGGTTCAAGCCTACCTTCATATCCAGCGGATTCGTTACCGTGATAGCTTTGAGGTGACTTGTGAATTTGACGAAAAACTTGAGTATGCGCTCGTGCCCAAACTGAGCTTGCAGCCACTGGTGGAGAATGCCATTCATCACGGTGTCGGGCCATTGGAACAGCTTGGTCAGATCCGCATCGGCATTTACAGGCAAGACACAGGAAAGCTGATGCTGGAGGTGGCCGACAACGGAATTGGCATGGAGGAATCCCGGCGTCAGCAGATGAGCCGCACACGTCCGGGGATCGGCCTGTCTAACCTTAAGGAACGATTGCGATTATTGTTCAAAGGCCAAAGTGAACTTGAAGTGATTGATACCAAGCCGGGGACATTAGTAAGGTTCAGTATTCCTTTTTTATTGTCGACGCCTTACTTACAGAAGCGGTTAGACTAG
- a CDS encoding response regulator transcription factor — protein sequence MWKVLLVEDEVFVRESVREIISWEELGFTVIGESGNGTEALAMIIQDTPDLVLTDIVMPGMDGLELLKQTRQAGLKTKFVMLTCMGEFEYVRRAMEYGASNYILKLSMSVNSLRDTLRKVSAELGASTEARTETDHHQGPPSTPVLTSTPVSPDSLTVSSAPPSDTDLPFTPVREPIVKHPEISKIIQYIGQHYDQDITVKSMSRYVMMGENYVSALFKKKTGHTLIHYLHGVRMEKAAEYLRETDLPVQEIGYRVGFGSDNYFIKIFKRWTGCTPSQYRHRS from the coding sequence ATGTGGAAGGTATTGCTTGTAGAAGATGAAGTATTTGTACGTGAGTCGGTGCGAGAGATTATTTCCTGGGAAGAGCTGGGTTTCACGGTCATCGGGGAATCCGGTAATGGGACCGAAGCGCTGGCGATGATTATACAGGATACACCGGATCTGGTACTGACCGATATTGTCATGCCGGGTATGGATGGTCTGGAATTACTCAAACAGACCCGTCAGGCCGGGTTAAAAACCAAGTTTGTCATGCTCACCTGTATGGGGGAGTTCGAATATGTACGCCGTGCAATGGAATACGGGGCTTCCAATTATATTCTGAAGCTATCGATGAGTGTGAATTCACTGCGTGATACACTCCGTAAAGTAAGTGCAGAACTGGGAGCTTCGACTGAAGCCCGGACAGAGACAGATCATCATCAAGGGCCACCTTCCACACCGGTTCTCACATCAACGCCTGTTTCGCCTGATTCTCTTACGGTCTCTTCTGCGCCCCCGTCTGATACGGATCTTCCATTTACACCTGTTCGTGAGCCGATTGTTAAACATCCGGAGATTAGCAAAATAATTCAGTATATCGGACAGCATTACGACCAGGACATTACCGTCAAATCCATGTCACGATATGTGATGATGGGCGAGAATTATGTGAGTGCTTTGTTTAAAAAGAAAACCGGCCATACCCTGATTCATTACTTGCATGGGGTACGGATGGAGAAAGCGGCTGAATACTTGCGCGAGACGGACCTTCCTGTACAGGAGATTGGTTACCGGGTAGGGTTCGGAAGTGATAATTATTTCATTAAAATATTCAAGCGTTGGACCGGTTGCACGCCCAGCCAGTATCGCCATCGTTCGTGA
- a CDS encoding ABC transporter substrate-binding protein — translation MRIKKGLTGLIVGALMLGLLAGCVGKNETNGGDNGGGAAGGKVKLTMWGAVPPENGPQEVVDTWNAEHPDIQVEYVRFVNDDDGNLKLDTALSTGQNVDLYVNYTLTNLDKRIKGGTALDLGEFTDYNIDEKMGEDAASWKVDGKYYGMPTKKNAAFFALNMKALDQAGLSVPTAWTWDEAREYALKLKTAGFKYGLVQHTASYVDPLDSVLVKNGYVKADGTSNLDDPLVTKWLETLNGMMKEDATTPPLGEQLTSKMPVENMFLGGESAMINIGEWLIRTSNNMTEFPRDWKIAFAPVPRLAAQEADMVKSGGLGDFIAINSKSKNKEAAWEFLKWYADGGMMPMAAGGRLPSSNAVDQQTAIDHLLGDYADSYDKESLEFVLYGDETPTFVRSIAQEVVDLRAQEYEKFFLGNQTAEVTVQNMVKRHNDWLKQNQ, via the coding sequence ATGAGAATCAAAAAAGGATTAACGGGATTAATCGTAGGTGCGCTGATGCTGGGCTTGCTTGCCGGCTGTGTAGGTAAAAATGAGACGAACGGTGGAGATAACGGAGGTGGAGCGGCAGGGGGAAAAGTGAAGCTCACCATGTGGGGCGCGGTGCCGCCCGAGAATGGGCCACAGGAAGTGGTGGATACCTGGAATGCCGAGCATCCTGATATTCAGGTGGAATATGTGCGGTTTGTGAATGATGATGATGGCAACCTGAAGCTGGATACAGCACTGTCCACCGGCCAGAACGTTGACCTGTACGTCAACTATACCCTTACAAATCTGGATAAACGCATCAAGGGTGGTACAGCACTGGATCTGGGCGAGTTCACCGACTACAACATTGATGAGAAAATGGGTGAAGATGCGGCTTCCTGGAAAGTGGACGGCAAATATTACGGGATGCCAACCAAGAAAAACGCTGCCTTCTTCGCTTTAAATATGAAAGCGCTTGATCAGGCCGGACTGAGCGTTCCAACAGCCTGGACTTGGGATGAGGCCCGTGAATATGCACTCAAACTGAAGACGGCTGGCTTCAAGTACGGATTGGTGCAGCATACCGCTTCCTATGTAGATCCGCTCGATTCCGTTCTGGTGAAGAACGGTTATGTTAAGGCAGACGGCACTTCCAACCTTGATGATCCACTCGTTACCAAATGGCTGGAGACGTTGAACGGAATGATGAAAGAGGATGCAACTACGCCTCCACTCGGGGAGCAGCTGACTTCCAAAATGCCTGTGGAAAACATGTTCCTTGGCGGTGAGTCTGCCATGATCAATATTGGCGAATGGCTGATCCGCACATCAAACAACATGACCGAGTTCCCGCGGGATTGGAAAATCGCCTTTGCCCCTGTACCGAGACTGGCTGCACAAGAAGCAGATATGGTGAAGAGTGGAGGACTTGGTGACTTTATTGCGATCAATTCCAAGTCAAAAAATAAAGAAGCCGCATGGGAGTTCCTGAAATGGTACGCCGATGGGGGAATGATGCCGATGGCTGCGGGTGGACGTCTACCTTCATCGAATGCCGTTGATCAGCAGACTGCCATTGATCATTTGCTTGGCGATTATGCCGACTCTTATGACAAGGAGTCACTGGAATTTGTGTTGTACGGTGACGAGACACCTACGTTTGTCCGCAGCATTGCGCAGGAAGTGGTCGATCTGCGTGCACAGGAGTATGAAAAGTTCTTCCTCGGTAACCAGACTGCCGAAGTTACGGTACAGAACATGGTCAAACGCCATAATGACTGGCTGAAGCAGAATCAATAG
- a CDS encoding carbohydrate ABC transporter permease gives MHKSWMKRQSRLGYLFIGPNMIGVLLFFIIPAVYSFYLMFTDYKFMSPETNFVGLDNIRRMLNDDLFGVALRNTFVFLLAVPVSMGLAFIVAVALNKSVYWQKTLRALYFMPYITSGVAIAFVWMLLFQPTSGPINGFLRGIGITNPPGWLSTTEWSMYAIDIIWIWFMLGYNMIIYLAALQEIPEELVEAARIDGARPWQTIRQVIWPLVSPTTFLLLITGLIMTIKNFGIIQAITQGGPGNSTTVLSLFIYQNAFRYYEMGYAAAISWALFAIIMVFTVLQWLGQKRWVHY, from the coding sequence ATGCATAAATCCTGGATGAAACGGCAGAGCAGGCTCGGGTATCTTTTTATTGGGCCCAATATGATTGGCGTGCTGTTGTTTTTTATTATACCGGCTGTCTATTCGTTCTATCTCATGTTCACTGATTACAAATTCATGAGCCCGGAGACGAATTTCGTAGGGCTGGACAATATCCGCCGGATGTTGAATGATGATCTGTTTGGCGTGGCGCTGCGAAATACATTTGTATTTCTGTTAGCGGTTCCGGTATCGATGGGGTTGGCATTTATCGTGGCGGTGGCGCTGAACAAGTCGGTGTATTGGCAAAAAACGCTGCGTGCTCTCTATTTTATGCCCTATATCACCAGCGGCGTTGCCATCGCCTTTGTCTGGATGCTTCTGTTCCAGCCAACGTCGGGACCGATTAATGGCTTCTTGCGCGGAATCGGTATTACGAACCCTCCCGGCTGGTTATCAACAACCGAATGGTCCATGTATGCGATTGATATCATCTGGATCTGGTTCATGTTGGGTTACAACATGATTATTTATCTGGCCGCTTTGCAGGAAATTCCGGAGGAATTGGTTGAGGCTGCACGGATAGATGGAGCCCGTCCTTGGCAGACGATACGCCAAGTGATCTGGCCGCTTGTGAGTCCAACGACCTTTTTGCTGCTGATCACTGGGCTGATTATGACGATCAAAAACTTTGGTATCATTCAAGCGATTACCCAGGGTGGGCCGGGGAACAGTACAACCGTGCTGTCGCTCTTTATTTATCAAAATGCCTTCCGCTACTACGAGATGGGCTATGCTGCTGCTATTAGCTGGGCGCTCTTTGCCATCATTATGGTCTTCACTGTATTGCAGTGGCTTGGTCAGAAACGTTGGGTTCACTACTAG